Within Paenibacillus sp. RUD330, the genomic segment GGAGTTCAAGTCCAAGATGAAGCGGCGCACCGAAAGGTTGCTGCATAAGATCGGCACAGCCGAAAGGATGCTGTTCATCCGGACGGAAGGAAGTTACCCGGAGCTGTACGAGCTTCAGCAGGTGCTCAGCGGGATGGTGCGCGGCGAATTCAACATCCTCTATGTGCAGCATGGACCGGCTGCCGGAATCGAGGAGCTTGGCTGGCGGATTCCCCATGCATGCGCCTTGCAGATTCCGCAGGTCGCCGATATTTTCCATGACAACGACGTCTACTGGAGGCAGATCCTGTCCGGAATCAGCCATCGTTGAGAGATTCATGCTTGCCGACAACGAGCAGGAGCCGAAAAGGCAGTATACGACAGGATCGCAATCACTCTCTCGGCAACAGGCTTATCCCGTCAAAGCTCCAGAAGAAGCGGATTCCGTTCCGCCAAGAGCGCCGCCTGTAAGCAAAAAGCCGGTCCCCAATCGGGACCGGATATAGAAATGGACAACCCTGCAGCGTAGACTTAATCGCTTTTCCCGCTACTTGCCTTTCGGCCGAACTTCAACCGCAATCTCCGCCCATTTAGTCGGGGCGTACGGCGACGTCATCCCCCCTGCGAACACGTCCGGACTAAGGATATTGATCAAATAATTGCCGGGCTCATTGATCGAGATCGACCCGCTGAACTCTCTATTCCCGTTCATCTGCACGACGGTTTTTTTGCCGCTTGCCTGATAATCTCCATTCTGAAACCTCGTCAATTGAAACCCAACAACCTGACTCCGAATATCCTCTTCCGTAGTGACAGATCCGTTGATTTCTATGCCTTCTCCAGCCTGTACCCGCAGGTAGCCTTGTGTCGGCTTATTGAACACGATATTATCCGCATACGTATCCTGAACATATCGGATAGGAATCAAGGATGGATCCTTGACGATCCGACTGACGATGATTTCCGCAGACGGATTATCGTTGGAATATACCTGCAGCGGATTCGGTCCTGGACGGAGATCAACGGAAAACTGGACTCGGCTGAATTCACGATTTCCAATTTCAATCGACTTGTCGATCGTCTTCTCTGTCCCTCTTGACGAATCGGTCCAGCCGGTCATTCCGCCAAATCCCATGCTTTGCATCAAATAGACGCGTCCGTACTCTTTTTGAACCAAAGCGTTGAATGTGATGCGGCCCGCCTCTGTCGTATAGGCAGGGTGCAGAACCTCCGCTGACTTCTCGCTCCACGTCAACTGCAAATTCCCTTGGCTCCAGTTGGCGTCGATGCCCATCCGCGGGAGCATTGAAACCGGAACATACAGCGTATTGCTTTTCATGAACGGCGGCAAAATCTTCTGCACGTCATCGAGCACGGTAAGTTTTCCGTTCCATTCCCTATATAGCCTGGAGCTGTCAGGCTTGAAATGCATGGTTGAAAAGGCAGTCGGATGTTCGGAGTTGAATTGGACCCAATAACTATCCGTTTTTGTGCTTTTCATGATTTTTCCGATATGCGCCAGCTCCAGCCACTTGACCGGAACATAAAGGTTCCCGTTTTTCATGAGCAGCGGAGAAGCTTTCAGAGACTTCGAATCCAACGAGAAGGCTGGCTTGTTCAATTTTGACGATATTTTGTGCGGAATCAATTGAAACACAGCCGCGTCATTTTCTATGATCGGCAGTTCAGCTATCGATGCTTGAGCATAGCTGACCTTATACGGATGGACCATAGAAGCAAGCAACACGGCGCACAGAAATAACTTCGTCATCATTCGTCGCAAGGCGCGAGTCACCTCTTTCCATTTTTTACATATAGACGATTGATGTCGCTGAGTGTTGCGGTGTAGTTCAAAATTAAAACCCTTGGAGCCTTTGAAAGCTAAGTGCCTCCACATCCAAAAAAGCCGGCCCACATCGGACCGGCTTCCTCTATTTCAGCTGCATGCCTTCCTTGCCTCCCGCTGCCGAGAGAAAACGCTCCGTAATCCCCTTCGGCCGCGTAATGGCGCCGCCTACGACGGCCGCTGCCGCCCCAAGCTCCAGGCAGCGGCCGAACATTTCCGGCGTCAGCACATTGCCCTCGGCGACGACCGGAATCGCTGCACGCTCCACGACATCCCGCAGAAACCGGAAATCGTCATCGTACAGATGCCGTCCCGAAGTGCCCGGCGTGTAGCCGTGCAGCGTCGTGGACACGCAGTCGAAGCCGAGCCGCTCGGCCTCCGCCGCCTCCTCCAGCGTCGAGATGTCAGCCATCAGCTGCACGGCGGCGCTTCTGCTGCGGCAGTAGCCGACCAGTCCGCTCAGCGTCTCGCCGCCCGGACGCGGGCGAGAGGTGGCATCCAGCGCGATCATCTCGCAGCCGGATTCCAGCAGCTCGTCGATTTCCCGTCTCGTGGCTGTTATGAAGACTTCGCTGTCCTTGTAATCCCGCTTCACGATGCCGATGACCGGCAGGCCGACCTCGCTTTTGATGGCGAGAATATCGGGCTTGGAATTCGCCCGGATGCCCGCAGCTCCGCCCTGCTCCGCCGCCAGCGCCATTTTGGCCATGATGAACGGGCTGTGCAGAGGCTCCTGCTCCAGCGCTTGGCAGGAAACGACAAGACCGCCTCTGATCCGCTCCAGCATGTCAGTATTTCCCCGGAAATGTCGCATACTCCGCGACGGCTTCCTCGATATCCCGATTGAGAGCCTTCAAGGAATCGCCGTCTGCGGCGCTTGCCGGCAGGAGCGGAAGCCTAGGTTGTCCGGTCTCGATGCCGCGCAGGGACAAAATCGCCTTGCAGGCTCCATACAGAGACGGATATTCCAGCAGTT encodes:
- a CDS encoding N-acetylmannosamine-6-phosphate 2-epimerase, producing MLERIRGGLVVSCQALEQEPLHSPFIMAKMALAAEQGGAAGIRANSKPDILAIKSEVGLPVIGIVKRDYKDSEVFITATRREIDELLESGCEMIALDATSRPRPGGETLSGLVGYCRSRSAAVQLMADISTLEEAAEAERLGFDCVSTTLHGYTPGTSGRHLYDDDFRFLRDVVERAAIPVVAEGNVLTPEMFGRCLELGAAAAVVGGAITRPKGITERFLSAAGGKEGMQLK